The segment ACGCACCGCTCCGGTGGTCACTCCACTGGAAGCTCTTGCCATGGGCGCGGATATCTGCCTGGCATCACTCACGCTCACCACTGTTGACGAGACCCAGGACGCCCGAAATGTCGAGATATTCGCGCAGATCGCATCGCAGAAACGGGACTGCGGGATTCCCCTTGTGGGGGAGTACTATCCGGCGGCGGTGGGAAGGCTCTCGCCGGATGAACTCCATCAGCGGGTCTATGTGGCCTGTCGGGTGCTGGCGGAACTCGGCGCTGACGCGATCAAGACCTTCTACACGGGGGAGCGGTTCGCGGAAGTGGTTGAGTCTGTGCCGATCCCCGTCCTGGCGCTCGGGGCCGAGAAGTTGCCCACAGCAGCGGATGCGTTGAAGCTCGCGCACAATGCGGTGATCGCCGGCGCCCGCGGAGTAGTCTTCGGGCGCAATGTCATCCAGGCGTCAGATCCGGCCCTGTTCCTCCAGGGCCTGAAGATGGTGGTCAAAGAGGGTGCGACACCCACCGAAGCGGTGACAGGCCTTGGGCTCGATTGAGCCGCGTCGGTTTGCTCATTCCGTCTGTTGCTGCACCTCACCGGTCATTGGAACGAACATTACCGGGAATACGCCCCTGCTCTCGAGCTTGCCGTTGCGTTTGGTGAGCAGGCGCAGCTCCTGGCCCCAGTCGGTGCCTACCGGGATCACCATCCGCCCACCTTCCCTGAGTTGTTCCACCAGCGGCTTCGGCACCTTTTCCGGGGCGCAGGTCACCATGATCCCGTCGAAAGGCGCGTGTTCGGGCCAACCTCGGTAACCATCCCCGATACGCACTTCGACCCTCTCCACGCCCAGACGCTTCAGGGTTTCGCGGGCTCTGTTGCCCAAATCGGGCACGATTTCAATGGTGTACACCCGCTTGCACAGGGTCGCCAGCACCGCAGCCTGGTACCCGGAACCGGTGCCGATCTCAAGAACCACGCTGTCCGGGCGAGGCTCGATCAGTTCGGTCATCACCGCAACGATCGAGGGCGCGGAGATGGTCTGATCGTGGCCAATGGGCAGCGGGTGGTCGGCGTAGGCGTAACCCCACAGTTCCCGGGGGACATACTCGTGACGGGGCACCGTGCGCATCGCCTCGATGATGCGCTCTGTCTTCAGGAACCCCTGAGCGATCAGGTCATCCACCATGCGTTCACGCGCGGCCTCGAGGGAGGCCGGGTCCGTGGGCGCTGGAGCATCATGCTCGAGCTGGGCACGGGCGCAACCGGCCGCCGAGAGGGCAAGCCAGACCAACGCCAAGGCTCCCGAAATACCCATGTGGTTGGAACAGGCCCGGCGCATGGCCATCACCTCCTGAGCACTCTCCGTGTCCATGCGCTTACTATCTTCTTCGCGATCTTCACTCCGACTCCTGCCAAGACTTCTGCGACGTGGCGGAGAGTTAGGAAGGTTTGGGAGCGTGGGGCGTTGAAACTATCGTGGCATTGACCGGATCGGCAAGGCCGCCTGGGTGTGCAAAGCAAACCCGGTACCGTCGGTCTCCTGGAGATGCATGTCAACCGCGTGTGTGGCCGGCGTTCGGTGCCCGCGGTGTTGGCGCCGGGCCGTGTGCTGTGGGCCGCAGGATTGGGCCACAAGCCCCGCGAGGGCGGCTGGACCCGGTGCGTGGAGAACGGCCTGCCGCCCCCATTCGCGGACACAATGTGCATC is part of the Armatimonadota bacterium genome and harbors:
- a CDS encoding protein-L-isoaspartate(D-aspartate) O-methyltransferase; translated protein: MGISGALALVWLALSAAGCARAQLEHDAPAPTDPASLEAARERMVDDLIAQGFLKTERIIEAMRTVPRHEYVPRELWGYAYADHPLPIGHDQTISAPSIVAVMTELIEPRPDSVVLEIGTGSGYQAAVLATLCKRVYTIEIVPDLGNRARETLKRLGVERVEVRIGDGYRGWPEHAPFDGIMVTCAPEKVPKPLVEQLREGGRMVIPVGTDWGQELRLLTKRNGKLESRGVFPVMFVPMTGEVQQQTE